From Deferrisoma camini S3R1, the proteins below share one genomic window:
- a CDS encoding (Fe-S)-binding protein, which translates to MENVADYKEIAELIEGAGGEAFRRCFQCGMCDVVCPWNRVRRFSMRKIVRQAAFGMTEIENEEIWRCTTCGRCPQRCPRDVRQIDSGMALRRIATEYGVFPENVRPVRGVSGNLSTQGNPFGEPREARGAWAEALGVRPFSEEMEILYFAGCYFSYDSRLKKVAAATAEILQRAGVEFGILGEAESCCGESIRKAGDEEAFKKLARQNIKAFIDRGVRRVLVSSPHCYHTFKNEYPEFMVHFEVVHMSQFLLDLIERGRLELTREVPLKVTFHDPCYLGRHNGLYDEPREVLRRVPGVELVEMADNREDSLCCGGGGGRIWMDTPKGERFSDLRVAQALDAGARVLATSCPYCISNFEDSRLALKGDDALRVMDLTEIVREAL; encoded by the coding sequence GTGGAGAACGTAGCCGACTACAAAGAGATCGCCGAGCTGATCGAAGGCGCCGGCGGCGAGGCGTTCCGACGCTGCTTCCAGTGCGGCATGTGCGACGTGGTGTGCCCGTGGAACCGGGTGCGCCGGTTCAGCATGCGAAAGATCGTGCGCCAGGCCGCGTTCGGCATGACCGAGATCGAGAACGAGGAGATCTGGCGCTGCACCACCTGCGGCCGGTGCCCCCAGCGCTGCCCCCGGGACGTGCGCCAGATCGACTCGGGGATGGCCCTGCGGCGGATCGCCACGGAGTACGGGGTGTTCCCCGAGAACGTGCGGCCCGTGCGGGGGGTGAGCGGCAACCTGAGCACCCAGGGCAACCCCTTCGGGGAGCCCCGGGAGGCCCGGGGGGCCTGGGCCGAGGCCCTGGGCGTGCGGCCGTTCTCCGAGGAGATGGAGATCCTCTACTTCGCCGGCTGCTACTTCAGCTACGACAGCCGGCTGAAGAAGGTGGCCGCGGCCACGGCCGAGATCCTCCAGCGGGCCGGGGTGGAGTTCGGCATCCTGGGCGAGGCCGAGAGCTGCTGCGGCGAGAGCATCCGAAAGGCGGGCGACGAGGAGGCGTTCAAAAAGCTGGCCCGGCAGAACATCAAGGCGTTCATCGACCGGGGGGTGCGCCGGGTGCTCGTGTCGTCGCCCCACTGCTACCACACCTTCAAGAACGAGTACCCCGAGTTCATGGTCCACTTCGAGGTGGTCCACATGAGCCAGTTCCTGCTCGACCTGATCGAGCGGGGCCGGCTCGAGCTCACCCGCGAGGTCCCCCTGAAGGTCACCTTTCACGACCCCTGCTACCTGGGCCGCCACAACGGGCTCTACGACGAGCCCCGCGAGGTCCTCCGGCGCGTGCCCGGGGTGGAGCTCGTGGAGATGGCCGACAACCGGGAGGACAGCCTGTGCTGCGGCGGGGGCGGGGGCCGGATCTGGATGGACACCCCCAAGGGCGAGAGGTTCTCGGACCTGCGGGTGGCCCAGGCCCTGGACGCGGGGGCCCGGGTGCTCGCCACGTCGTGCCCCTACTGCATCTCCAACTTCGAGGACAGCCGGCTCGCCCTCAAGGGCGACGACGCGCTCAGGGTCATGGACCTCACCGAGATCGTGAGGGAGGCCCTGTAG
- a CDS encoding 4Fe-4S dicluster domain-containing protein produces MPEKTKKTKIIKRIHVDADKCNGCRACEMICSAFHASPKYSTNNPARARIRVITDPLRDIYLPVYAGEYTPAECMGRNTYTLEGKFYDECAFCRAACPSRADFKEPDSGLPLKCDMCESVPEVDEPLCVKWCLVDALTYEEVEVEVDEAEEEPRPEEVELGLESLVDRFGMDKVLETVARLAKKD; encoded by the coding sequence ATGCCTGAGAAGACGAAAAAGACCAAGATCATCAAGCGCATCCACGTGGATGCGGACAAGTGCAACGGCTGCCGGGCCTGCGAGATGATCTGCTCGGCGTTCCACGCGTCGCCCAAGTACAGCACGAACAACCCGGCACGGGCCCGCATCCGGGTGATCACGGATCCCCTGCGGGACATCTACCTGCCGGTGTACGCCGGCGAGTACACCCCGGCCGAGTGCATGGGCCGCAACACCTACACCCTGGAGGGCAAGTTCTACGACGAGTGCGCCTTCTGCCGGGCGGCCTGCCCCTCCCGGGCCGACTTCAAGGAGCCCGACTCGGGGCTCCCGCTCAAGTGCGACATGTGCGAGAGCGTGCCCGAGGTGGACGAGCCCCTGTGCGTGAAGTGGTGCCTCGTGGACGCCCTGACCTACGAAGAGGTGGAGGTCGAGGTGGACGAGGCGGAGGAGGAGCCGCGGCCCGAGGAGGTGGAGCTGGGGCTCGAGTCGCTCGTGGACCGGTTCGGCATGGACAAGGTGCTCGAGACCGTGGCCCGGCTCGCCAAAAAGGACTGA
- a CDS encoding aldehyde ferredoxin oxidoreductase family protein, translating to MRYAETGVNLEIDLSSGNIEKVVTDPEDTRLYLGGLGTNAKILWDRVPPEVEPFSEDNLLIFSAGLLCGTPAIGCNRTIVSTISPQTRLMAFSMMGGFWAPELKYAGYDKVILRGKAPDLVYIWIHNDKVEIRDARHLAGKGAIETAEIIKKELNEPRAQVSAIGLAGENRVYFASIEQGRSSASRQGLGAVMGDKRVKAIAVRGTGDISVARPDEFIRLCDEVMDYIKWRAANPIKGVMPILAGLGSPQEMAIHDEKWHTENFMWGNSRVRRKGFWTEEIEKQWTETMEKARKRLISCYNCPMKCGATLSLPGTPTYMMKCFSKLTYTMAAFSDLEFGLRIAQRATEYGVDGFSTPQVMAFAVELYENGILTDEDMPGFPQDNEERFYWLLDRIVRREGIGDVLADGTYWAAKRIGKGAEAYAHNTIKKHEQLPLKLSMLNPIYFLMYSTGEKINITQIEGQFPQAPFPTREQREEFVKDWFQVPDDRFKQYFVDWEPRGKNSIPYYPTPQMCCDIVDWQEMMHYIDDALGMCAGLSSFPLKPPYHIHNYPKIISAGAGFEMDEDTLKQAARRYRTLVRANNIRRGMRRKDEKPPENHWKHRFPELEKELLDTYYKFKGWNEDGIPTKETLEALGLDYVAQEFLERGILKEEDASGAQPKTEQTPAE from the coding sequence ATGAGGTACGCGGAAACCGGAGTCAACCTGGAGATCGACCTGTCCAGCGGGAACATCGAGAAGGTGGTCACCGACCCCGAGGATACCCGGCTGTACCTGGGCGGGCTGGGCACCAACGCGAAGATCCTGTGGGACCGGGTGCCGCCCGAGGTGGAGCCGTTCTCCGAGGACAACCTTCTGATCTTCAGCGCCGGGCTGCTGTGCGGCACCCCGGCCATCGGGTGCAACCGCACCATCGTCTCGACCATCTCCCCCCAGACCCGGCTCATGGCCTTCTCGATGATGGGCGGGTTCTGGGCGCCGGAGCTCAAGTACGCCGGGTACGACAAGGTGATCCTCAGGGGCAAGGCCCCGGACCTGGTGTACATCTGGATCCACAACGACAAGGTGGAGATCCGCGACGCCCGGCACCTGGCCGGCAAGGGCGCCATCGAGACCGCCGAGATCATCAAGAAGGAGCTGAACGAGCCCAGGGCCCAGGTGTCGGCCATCGGCCTGGCCGGGGAGAACCGGGTCTACTTCGCCTCCATTGAGCAGGGCCGGTCCAGCGCCAGCCGCCAGGGCCTCGGCGCGGTCATGGGCGACAAGCGGGTCAAGGCGATCGCGGTGCGCGGCACGGGCGACATCAGCGTGGCCCGGCCCGACGAGTTCATCCGGCTGTGCGACGAGGTGATGGACTATATCAAGTGGCGCGCCGCCAACCCCATCAAGGGGGTCATGCCGATCCTGGCGGGCCTGGGCTCCCCCCAGGAGATGGCGATCCACGACGAGAAGTGGCACACCGAGAACTTCATGTGGGGCAACTCCCGGGTCCGGCGCAAGGGCTTCTGGACCGAGGAGATCGAGAAGCAGTGGACCGAGACCATGGAGAAGGCCCGCAAGCGGCTGATCAGCTGCTACAACTGCCCCATGAAGTGCGGGGCCACCCTCAGCCTGCCCGGCACGCCCACTTACATGATGAAGTGCTTCTCCAAGCTCACCTACACGATGGCGGCCTTCTCGGACCTGGAGTTCGGGCTGCGGATCGCCCAGCGGGCCACCGAGTACGGGGTGGACGGGTTCTCCACTCCCCAGGTCATGGCGTTCGCCGTGGAGCTCTACGAGAACGGGATCCTCACCGACGAGGACATGCCAGGGTTCCCCCAGGACAACGAGGAGCGCTTTTACTGGCTCCTGGACCGGATCGTGCGGCGCGAGGGCATCGGAGACGTGCTGGCCGACGGCACCTACTGGGCCGCGAAGCGGATCGGCAAGGGGGCGGAGGCCTACGCCCACAACACCATCAAGAAGCACGAGCAGCTCCCGCTCAAGCTCTCGATGCTCAACCCCATCTACTTCCTGATGTACAGCACGGGGGAGAAGATCAACATCACCCAGATCGAGGGCCAGTTCCCCCAGGCCCCTTTCCCCACCCGGGAGCAGCGCGAGGAGTTCGTGAAGGACTGGTTCCAGGTGCCGGACGACCGGTTCAAGCAGTACTTCGTGGACTGGGAGCCCCGGGGCAAGAACTCGATCCCCTACTACCCCACCCCCCAGATGTGCTGCGACATCGTGGACTGGCAGGAGATGATGCACTACATCGACGACGCCCTGGGCATGTGCGCCGGGCTGTCGTCGTTCCCCCTGAAGCCCCCGTACCACATCCACAACTACCCCAAGATCATCTCGGCCGGAGCCGGGTTCGAGATGGACGAGGACACGCTCAAACAGGCGGCCCGGCGCTACCGCACCCTGGTGCGGGCCAACAACATCCGCCGGGGCATGCGCCGCAAGGACGAGAAGCCCCCCGAGAACCATTGGAAGCACCGGTTCCCCGAGCTGGAGAAGGAGCTCCTGGACACCTACTACAAGTTCAAGGGGTGGAACGAGGACGGCATCCCCACGAAGGAGACCCTGGAGGCCCTGGGCCTGGACTACGTGGCCCAGGAGTTCCTGGAGCGGGGAATCCTCAAGGAGGAGGACGCCTCCGGGGCCCAGCCCAAGACCGAGCAGACGCCGGCAGAGTGA